The following DNA comes from Hippoglossus hippoglossus isolate fHipHip1 chromosome 12, fHipHip1.pri, whole genome shotgun sequence.
ATGTAGAACTCACACATATGCAGTCTatggatgaacacacacacgcacgcgcgcgcgcgcgcgcacacacacacacacaccaatctctttccctcttttcaccCCCCTGGGAAAGCAAAGTCCTGCATCAGCTGCTAAATTGCCTAAACTCTCTCATCTGCTAATGGGCTACCTGTCTTCCTGcgtgtctgcctctctgtctacATTAATGAgtttctgttctgtgtgtgtgtgtctgtgtgtgtctgcctccgTGCCTTCCTGAATGTCTGATGTCCTGTCTTTATGTATCCTGATTGTTTTGTCGTCTGTCTCAGGACGTCTCTGCTGCGTGtgtctgcttctcttcctcttccgtccgtccatccgtctgtttttctgaaaactGTCTATCGGTTTTTTGcctacacacacatttcagatGTAATATGATCATGTGCTTTTTGTTGCTCCTAAACCAATAGGAAATACACAACAAAGCAAATAGGGAAGTCTGCTTATATATGTATTGATATCTCAGTTTCTTCTTTGCAGCTACTTTTACTGTGTGTATGGAAAATAGTACCAGTACTAGTTCCATGTAGAGTAACAACAGTTGTACAAGGAGTgtaataaaagtacaaatagcATCTATAGCACAAGTAGAAGAACCATAGGGGCTGGGAAATATTATCAACAGAAGCAGTACTACATAATACAAATTGTagtacattttatacatttatttattttatgataagaataaaatatttatgtagCATATTTATATTGCAGCACCATAAAGAAGCGGttataaaaatgaaagagaagaaagagtcATAAGTATAATTCGTATTCCAGtattcaaaattcaaatgcTTTTAAGAATAAATTTGGTGACTAATATAAGTAAATCTTAAATAGCTGTATAATAAGTATTGTAGTAGAGGAAATACCATTGATATTAGTCACAGTAATAGTTTCTGCTTCTGTAGATGAAAGAAGATGCAAACCAGCAgggcaacaaacacaaagacatgttACCATGGCGACCAAGGATTCAGCATGGTGGGGCTATAAGTGTGGTGCACACCCAGTCATTGGAATAATACTAGTAATATCATATTTGTCAATGTCTCCCATTGTATCGTCCTTATTCCCTGTGTGTCTTTTGTCATctgtatttcagttttctatTCTCATCTTTTCTGAGCTCCAGCGCCTCCACTCTTAAAAAAGCCCGTAGAAGAAAAAGTCCACTATCATACTTACATATATATGttgtaatataataatgtcaATCTTTTCTGTGTCCTtgtcaaattatttttgatGGTCTGTCCATtttccagtctctctctcaACGTGTCCCCTTGATGTCAGTCCATTCCTTGAACCATATCATAAATAGAGCCCCACTGACATTTCAATTTGCCCCATAAgccttcacacatacacacacacacgcacacactcacacacacaaatatatatatatacacaagttCATTGTTGAGCATCAGTTCACTGGCACAGCCTCCTCTGGGTTTCCACAGAGACAAGGAAAAGCAATAACTGCACACTTGACCTCTCTGCTCTTTCATTggcctcttctctccttcacacacacactcacacacacacactcgcacctCAAATCTAATCTGGGAGAGTGAGCCTCCATGGCGATATGCCTCCCATCTTCCCCCCCGAggactggaggagagaggcagaggagagaagggcagaggagcagggagaggaggaagttaATAATTTCATTTCGCAGTGACCCGGAGACGATAAGATCGATTGTTTGGCCCTTGTTGTCTCGCAGCGCGCGCACATGCTAAATCTGTCGGGCggaaacactgcacacacaaacaaatcctctCAGTTTCACCTCctcattcacacactctctttacacatctctccctttctctgacAATATACTGAAACTTTATGGTCgtggaggatgatgaagaggaagatgagctGTGGGAAATGGGGAAAAGATTGTGACTGAGAGAAAGTGACAGTAAAACACTGAGACAGaaatagtgagagagagagatgaaggacAATATTAGGAGGAATGACAGGCTGGCCTTAGCGACGAGGctgtttactgtttattttggtCTCCAGTCTCATTTCTCCTCATATTGGAGGAGTGGAGAtgatttcctctctctgtttattcctgtgtggattttctgtgttgtgcaatatttgtgtttgtgtacttgtgtgcGTGTCCTCTGCCTCTCATCTAACATCATCCATCTGAACTCAGTCTTTCCAAAAATCAACGGTTGTTATGGCGTCGCCACGTAACATCGAGGTCCCAGCGTGGGATTTCCCTAAGAAAATAATACTCGGGTAGATCCGATCTGAGAACACACAGTATCTTCAGGACTAAAGCGTATAGAGCACTTAATGATAAGACAAATACAAcgcttttgtttgtctttctacCCCTCCATTGTGTGGACTCAACCAAactatgtgtcaatatttgcTGAGGCACCAGACTCCTGTTGTTATCATCCtctcgcacagacacacacacacacacacacacacacacacacacacacacacacacacacacagacacacacacacacaacactgtggAGTATTTGTTGGTAAATAACTATGAAAATGCTCAGTGgaatgtattttcatgttttacaaGCCAGATTTCCCCCGAGGGCCGTTTGAAATAGGAAGCTTTGAAATCAGAAATCGGatccatttgtttgtgtgtttgtttcgtgcgtgagtgtgagtgtgtgtgtgtgtgtgtgtgtgtgttttactcatGATGAATTGTGCATCTTTGTAATCAGGTCAGGGTCGATTGGATTggttcttgtgtgtgtgcgtgtatatgTTTGGGTGGAAGGCAGCACACAGTGTTGCTTCCCTGCAGAGTTGCCTTCTGTAACACAGGTGTACGTttctgtgcgtgtctgtgtgtatttgtatttgtacaaaTGATGCCAACCACACACCCATATATACAGATAGATAATTATTCTGCTACTGTACTTCTTTTTGtacagtaaatattaaaatatgtatttgtatattcaGTTTAAGTTGTCAGGTCCCACTGGGAATTGAGCTCCTAATGTCTGCGGGGTTTATCTGAATAAatcaaagttaaatataaactcTGCATCTAAACCTTTGGTCCATTTCGCTGTGAACACACTGTGCCTGTGTAAACTCTCTCCCACTGATGTTGTGTTTCCTTCTGCTTGTTTGCCTCATGCAGTTCTCCAAGGAGAAGTACCTGCTGGAGTCACCTCCAGAGAAACTTCgcaaggagctggaggaggagctgaaacTGAGCCCTGCTGACATCAGGAGCCATGGCTGGTACCATGGGCACATACCCagagaggtacacacacacacacacacacacacacacacacacacacacacacacacacacacacacacacacacacacacacacacacacactgtaaaatcAATATAGAGTACATGTACAGTGGAGTACATTATGTTAGTCTGTGAGTTCTTAAAGGATGTTTGGAAAcagatggaaacacaaacacttcccGAGGCAACAATACACCCTTAAGGTAACACACTGCTTGTGTACAGTGCTTCACagccaatacacacacacacacacacacacgcacacatgcaggcaGGCAAGAATGTAAAAAGCAAATCTCAGCCATCCatccaacacacagagacaaactatTCATACTCACATTCACTCCTACAGTCAAGTGAACATGCAAACTTCACACAAAAAGGCCCTGTCCGAACCACAATTAGAACCAataaccttcttgctgtgaggcgacacgCTGCAACACCGTGACACCTTAAGTCTCAGACAAACACTGGGACTGTTATTTGATCCATATATGGGATCAATAGTTTCTGATTTATAGTTTAGTCATAGTTTTAAATACTTCATATCTTATGGTTTCTGCGTCACAAAGGGGAAACAAGGACATCACCTTAGAAACAAGGAATCTATTGATTGGGTAGACAATCAATAGATTAATTGAAAATGTGATCACCAGCTACGTTTAGAGATTCAAAATACATATTAGCTTCATTAGTAAAGCTCTGcactgtgttttaatgaaataCAAGTAACGATATTCTGTCAAAACCCACAGTCAAAAGAGCTCAAAACACTGAACTTCCCATGTCTCAGTCGCtgtcacagtgaaataaaaatgtaaaaagtctGAATCAATTGAGATAAAAGTATAATaaacgtgtctgtgtgggtggatgtgCTTGTCAACCAACAGTATTATCTCAGCGCTTACTCGGCCAAACTCTCTGGCTTTGGAAGCGCAGTTTAAATGCTTTACACACAGAATGACACTGATTAATGAATCCCATCATCTGTCACAGCTCAGTAGAAATTGCTTTAGCGTTCAGAAGGAGGGGAAACGCTGCCAAGCAGACAGCTGCACGTGTTGCTGATGTGCGCAATCGAGTTTCACAGCTGGTGCCTAAGACGCAGATacacagggacacacaacaacagacccCGGCGCCCACACACGCTGCATGCACATGTGGAGGGTGCTCGTAAATAGACGCAGCTTCTGTCTCTTGATCGGCCTCTGcactctgtctctccctcacacacacagacacacacacacacacacacacacacacacacacacacacacacacacacacaacacagattcAAATCAGCCATCTGTGAGTCTTCCCTCTtttaatttacataaaatattcaTGGATTCATGGATTTGCCCCAGTGTAAAGTTGGGGAAACCCTGAATAAACAATGCTTAATGACTAGATCTCCTGTACGAGTGTATGTTGTCGTCCCTAAGTCTCGTCCTTCTGTCCTTCTTGTTTTCTTAATCCTGTTTTGTTGCTCTTCCCTTTTAAAAGTCAAGACGTCCTCCTGCATGTATATAAGTCATGAGCATATGAACCAGTGtgattttttactttcactCGTTTTATTTAATGCAATTTCTTCCAAACTGTCATGAAAGTAAATGATATATTTTCAAATTCAGCTGCAAAAAACTCTTAGAATATTAAAGAGCATCCTGTGCTTGGGTTGAGTTTTAAATCTGTGTATATACTGCCTCCTGCTGGTCAATAGTGCtcttatatatttaatatctcatgtttgtgttgagtgACTCTCGCCTTCATCACCAGTGTCTTGGCAGGaagctttaaaatgtaatttcctaCGTGACTGCTGGATCAATATGTGTGATCTGTTCTCACAGACACCAGCAGCGACACATCTGCACTGTATCAGAATCATATTCatcctgaagctgctccatTCACCATGAATCAATGGGAGATTGCATTTAGCTCTGTCTTGACGTTAAAatcgtaataataataatttttttgtaaGTGCTGAACTCAAAGTCATGCCGGCCGTCGTCCCTGGTGTTTTTATCCATCAATCCTAATTcagactgttgtgtgtgtgtgtgagagatagtTGTGTTTGTTCAACAACACAAAGGCCTTGTCATAAATAATCATCATTCTCTAAAGTCAGTTTGTCGGTAacaaaatgttcacacacacacatacacactccgGCTCATTGAGCCAAGTTGGCTTCCGGCTCTTTGGGATTGCAGCGTTGTTGCTTTTGTCTCCTTTTactaatttaaaaacacttctcTTTCCTCCGTGCAGGTGTCAGAGACTCTGGTTGTGCGTAACGGAGATTTCCTGGTGCGGGACTCTCTGACCAGTGTGGGTGACTATGTTCTGACCTGTCGATGGAGCAATGAAGTGATGCACTTCAAGATCAGCAAAGTCCTGGTCAAATCCAATGAGACCAAGGTATGTGCAGTATGTTAACTTTTACTGTCTGCTTGTTTCTACTCTTATCTCTGCTTCACAATCTTCTGATACTCTCATTTGTGTTGCCTTTAACCTTTCTGTTACATTTGTTATCTAGTTTCTCATTCAGTAATTCAAACTTACATCATGTAGCACTTTGCATTTACTTTATATTCTTTAGGCACAAAGGAAATCAGAGAATACATTCATgcttctgtctgttctgttgAGTTTGTTTAATGCAAATCATCATTGTAGATTTTCTtcggcaatggtggtgaagacaacaactcccatgatcccacagtGCTTCACTATACtgggtcttttgttattgttttgattgagagacccctagtggtacatattgtatgttttaaatTTTGAATGGCTCTGTTCTATTTAGAGCAATTTATACtataaataaacatgcacatcTGTGACTGACCTGCCTCCTCTTCAGATCAGCACCGAGCATTTTCAAAATTATATTCAACACAATTCAAGATGACAAAAGCCTCTTTTCTCTTGTTGCCCAGtgtcctttttgtctttttgcctCCAAATCTTTATTCCCACCagcttgtttatttctgtttcacttcattcattattcatcaaCTCTCAGGCTTCTCCTCTGGAGTGATATTGCAGTCGTTGTGGTTCAAACTAAATCCGGCACCTCCACTATCTTACATGTGTTCACGGTGCTGGCTAATCACAGTAGTTATATGAAATATCCAAAGATGCTATATGAACTGTCTCTTCATCCTCAGGTGCAGTACATGTTGGAGACTGACAGCTTCGACTCGGTCCAGGAGCTTGTGCGTTTCTACATAGGCCAGCGCAAACCGGTCTCCCAGGCCAGCGGCGTCCACATCTACTGTCCCGTGAGCAGGACTCTCCCCCTGCGCTACCTGGAGGCCACCTTCTCACTGTCCAACAGCAAGGACTACCACGGCTCGGCCTACTCGCCGTCCAGTCAGAGGGGAGCGTACATCAAGAGGCGCAGCGTCACCATGAACGATGGGCTGACGACGGAGAAGATGATGCCTCACAGGTGAGCCCGGGGGGAAGAGGAGTGAAGTGTCAGGGTTTTCTTAGAGGTGGAGAAAGACAGCTGAGCAGACAATAATTTAACTTTTCTCGCAGTCTTCATATTTGCCCTTGTTTCATCTTTTACTTTATGTTACACACATGATCAGTGATGACTCAGACAGTCCCAGCCCGGTTGAGACACCGGTGGCACCACCAGATCCAGAGCCGGAGCCTGTGCCCATCTGCaggtggtgtgtttgtgtgacaccAGTGTTGTGTTTGAGCACTGAAGCAGTGCACTCACCTCCCACTTTCCTGTGGTCCCCCCTCACCTCCCACGCACTGTCAGCACCTCCCCGTAGTAACGAGCATCGAGTAGTGACGCTGTTAAAATGATCACTTCTGCACTTAAGTTTCAAATAGATCGAGGCTGTTTGGAACTTGAATTTGCAAAGAAGGAgcagaaaaacatgttgtgCACTGTGGAAATAAATTGTATCCTCATCAGGAGAATGGAAAGTAGTTTGCAAGCTTTTAAAGTATGAGACAAAAACATGATACTTGTGTCTTTAGGAAGAAAAGATGTGTGGGAAATTGTTGCTAACATCTCTCGCTGATAATGTGATAAAGGTGATGAATATACATCTTTAACATGAGTTAAGTATTGTTAATCTTTTCCCAAGAAGCCACACTGTTCTATGTTTTCTGCTCCTGTTTGTAAgacttgaacatgtttttttaaattcataaataaaatatgtttgtataaTGAAGTAGAACAACAAGGTTGCACCAACTAAAAcgtctccctcttctctcaccCTCAAATATTTAGTATTAACATTCTTAACCGCACCACCCCCTGTCCTCTGAAACTGAGGAATGTGACGCCCTGAGTTGCGCTGCGTCGCGAGGTTCCCCTTCAGCACCTTGACAGCTCTTAAACCCAAAGATTTTTAATATCACAAAAATGCTTTGTTTGCAGCCCGTCGACAATCCACCACCACAAAGACGCAATGCGGAACTGTGCGATGAGCATGGACCAGATCCAGGAGTACCGCTGCCCCCTGTCACCCGTCGGGGAGACCCCACTCTCTCCTGCGTATAGTGCTAGTAAGTGACTGCAAACTCTGATGTGTTGATAAAGAATAAATAGACCCCCCCTCATACttcatatttctgtctttttgcaGTTACCAGGCAGAGAGCCCTCTCAAGCGGGCGCGTCCTGGCCGTCATCCCACCCTCCCCAGTGATGCGTCACTCCAGCGACCCTCAGCTCAGCCCCTTGGCCGGTACCAACCCTCCGGAGCATCCCGCTCATACCTCACACTCGGCGCACTCCTCGCCCGCCCATCATCCCGGGTACCAATCCCATTCCTCGGAGACGGCGGGGAGCTACTGTGACCTCAGACCTTGCCCTGGACCCCCCAAGCCCCCGGCTAAGGGCTACGTGGAGCGGTTGCGGGTcgaggaagggagggaggaggcagcgaaggaggaaggagatgggATGTTCTCCGCTCCACAGGTGGAGAGGACATCCTCATTCAGGCCGTCCAGGTacgagacacacagacacacaaacgtgCACATTACGTTTTTAAAGGGTGAGCTTCTATTTTAACTGGATTTGGAGCAAAGTATGAAAAAGACTCACAACACATAGCAGCTTTGGGTGTTTAGTGAGTCAGTAAGAAGAATCCAGGTGTGTCTCagacccaaggacactttagaATTCAGACtagaggagccagggatcaaaccaccaaagAATTCTTTAAGAAAAGGTCTTAAAGAGAAaggaaatcataaaaaaaaacttctgacTAAATGCATGAGGTAGATGAAGCTACTTTATGTCATTAATTCGTTTAAACATAATggtttatttgaatctgcagtTTGCATCTTACCTTTTTCCTTATGAAGGTTTGTTTGTATCCTGACTGTTGCTCAGCTTTCTCCACACTGAACCACATTTTATCAGGATGATAAGTTGACTTGCTCAAAGGTCAAAACATCTGCTGACATTTTGTCATGAAGGGTAATTTTGACCAGGCTCTGCAGCACAGCTGCGTTGTGGCTGAGCAGAGACTTGAGTAGACGGCTGATAGTCCTTTGGGAAATAGCTCACTTTGCTCTGCGGTCATAGACGCGGCAGGTACTGGAGTTTATTTGGCTCAAGGTGCCATTGGAGGACACAGCGTGTGAGGacagtgaaaggaaaaataGTTTGTGCTGGAAGGAGAGATGGGGCAGGAAGCAGCTCTGGACATCCGAGAGTCTCCTGTGAAATCTCAGTGCAGAGGGATTAATGCTGAATATGTGTTCACACGACAGGGAAACTGGCTGTTAAAGCAGTGAAGGCCGAGTCTGGGATCAGGTAGATGAAGAAAAAGCACCATAATTAGGATTGTGTCGCTAATATTAGAACTAGCATTGAGATTCAGTTTTCTGTCGCTTCCGACCTTGTTTCACTTGTtccatttcattatttcttatattatatatttttgttggcTGGGCAGGGACAGTGAGTAATGTGAGTGGGTCTGTGTTGCCCTGACCCATTTCTGGCTACAAGTCTGCGGCACATTATGTCTGATGTAATTCAGGATTAGAAAAGTCAAAGATTTATCTAAAAAGTTGTTACTACATGTTTTTAAGGTTGCTAGAATTTCTGCTGTAGCAAATATATCTTGGCTGTGCCCTTGTCGTCCTTTGTGTCCTCCCCTGGTTTTCTAATGCCGTGTCAATGCTCCGGTGCAGGTACGAGTCATGCCTCATGCCGGCTGAGAACAAGCCTCTGGAGATGTCGGTGCTGAAGAGAGTCAAAGAGCTGCTGGCGGAGGTGGACGCCAGGACGGCGGCCAAACACATCACCATGGTGGACTGCAcggtacatacacacacacacacaccatgccaGCACACATGTTTACACGTACACATGCATACAAAggcaaataaatataaattcatatGACATTTTAACCCTCGGGCAGGTGGCCAGAATATTGGGTGTAACCTCAGAGACgcaaaggatgatgggagtgTCGTCAGGGCTGGAGCTACTGACGCTTCCACACGGACACCAGCTGAGACTTGACCTACTGGAGAGGTACAAACACGAGTTTCCCGCTGTCTTCCTTTCTGCATCAAACAGTGACGTCTTCATTAATTCGGATATTGATTATATCtgctcttcacttcctctggtGTCCTCTTATCTCTTGTCTTCAGTCTTCTGTTCTTATCTTCGCCCTCCAaacctctcgtctcctctcatCCTTTTCTCAACCCACTGCTTTTATGCATTGTAACAATCATTCTAAAGCTAAAACAACCAACTTAAAGTGCGAActaagttttgttttcatgtgttccTCTTTCTCCAGGTTCT
Coding sequences within:
- the sh2d3ca gene encoding SH2 domain-containing protein 3C isoform X3, with product MTERCSLWSALSAAACCFYRGSFMQVQFSKEKYLLESPPEKLRKELEEELKLSPADIRSHGWYHGHIPREVSETLVVRNGDFLVRDSLTSVGDYVLTCRWSNEVMHFKISKVLVKSNETKVQYMLETDSFDSVQELVRFYIGQRKPVSQASGVHIYCPVSRTLPLRYLEATFSLSNSKDYHGSAYSPSSQRGAYIKRRSVTMNDGLTTEKMMPHSPSTIHHHKDAMRNCAMSMDQIQEYRCPLSPVGETPLSPAYSAITRQRALSSGRVLAVIPPSPVMRHSSDPQLSPLAGTNPPEHPAHTSHSAHSSPAHHPGYQSHSSETAGSYCDLRPCPGPPKPPAKGYVERLRVEEGREEAAKEEGDGMFSAPQVERTSSFRPSRYESCLMPAENKPLEMSVLKRVKELLAEVDARTAAKHITMVDCTVARILGVTSETQRMMGVSSGLELLTLPHGHQLRLDLLERFYTMSIMMAVDLLGCTGSTEERAALLHKTIQLAAELKSNMGNMFGFAAVMRALELPQISRLEQTWVTLRQRHTEGAILYEKKLKPFMKNMNDGKESGALSNTSFPHIIPVLSLLERGLALGEALEPWESAEVGVDVVMYHLEAARTIAHHGGIYRNNTEGKLQGLQEQSEIHEIFQTEFQMRLLWGSRGSEGSQSERYEKFDKVLTALSHKLEPPVRHSEL
- the sh2d3ca gene encoding SH2 domain-containing protein 3C isoform X4, with protein sequence MTERCSLWSALSAAACCFYRGSFMQFSKEKYLLESPPEKLRKELEEELKLSPADIRSHGWYHGHIPREVSETLVVRNGDFLVRDSLTSVGDYVLTCRWSNEVMHFKISKVLVKSNETKVQYMLETDSFDSVQELVRFYIGQRKPVSQASGVHIYCPVSRTLPLRYLEATFSLSNSKDYHGSAYSPSSQRGAYIKRRSVTMNDGLTTEKMMPHSPSTIHHHKDAMRNCAMSMDQIQEYRCPLSPVGETPLSPAYSAITRQRALSSGRVLAVIPPSPVMRHSSDPQLSPLAGTNPPEHPAHTSHSAHSSPAHHPGYQSHSSETAGSYCDLRPCPGPPKPPAKGYVERLRVEEGREEAAKEEGDGMFSAPQVERTSSFRPSRYESCLMPAENKPLEMSVLKRVKELLAEVDARTAAKHITMVDCTVARILGVTSETQRMMGVSSGLELLTLPHGHQLRLDLLERFYTMSIMMAVDLLGCTGSTEERAALLHKTIQLAAELKSNMGNMFGFAAVMRALELPQISRLEQTWVTLRQRHTEGAILYEKKLKPFMKNMNDGKESGALSNTSFPHIIPVLSLLERGLALGEALEPWESAEVGVDVVMYHLEAARTIAHHGGIYRNNTEGKLQGLQEQSEIHEIFQTEFQMRLLWGSRGSEGSQSERYEKFDKVLTALSHKLEPPVRHSEL